In Thiomonas arsenitoxydans, the genomic stretch GGTCTGTGGTTTCTGGCTGCATCCGGCCGTCATGGCGAGCAAGACGGCTGCGAACATCAAGGACATGATGCGGTTCATGATGACTCCCCTTGCTTCGTCGGTGCGGGCTGTGCTTGCGCGTCCGCCTTGCCATACGCCGTTCCCCACCCCCACAGTTCGGCGCCACCGCCGCGGTGCAGCACGCGGTCGCGCAGGATGTCGGCAATGACCTCGCCGTCCCCCGCCAGCAACGCCTTGGTCGAACACATCTCGGCGCAGATCGGCAGCTTGCCTTCGGCCAGACGGTCGCGGCCGTATTCCTTGAATTGTTCCTCCGAGCCGTTGGGCGCGGGGCCGCCGGCGCAGAAGGTGCATTTGTCCATCTTGCCGCGCAGGCCGAATTCGCCGTTGGCCGGAAACTGCGGCGCGCCGAAGGGGCAAGCGTAGGAACAATAGCCGCAACCGATGCACACGTCCTTGTCGTGCAGCACCACGCCTTCCGGGGTGCGATAGAAACAACTCACCGGACACACCGCCATGCACGGCGCGTCCGAGCAGTGCATGCAGGCCACCGAGATGGACTTCTCGCCGGGTACGCCTTCGTTCATGGTGACCACGCGGCGGCGGTTCACGCCCCAGGGCACCTCGTTCTCGTTTTTGCAGGCGGTGACGCAGCCGTTGCAGTTGATGCAACGCTCGGCATCACAGATGAATTTCATGCGGGCCATGGGGATTGTCTCCGTTGAGCGTGAGGGCGCATCAGGCGCGTTCGAGTTGGCAGACGGTGGTTTTGGTTTCCTGCATCATGGTCACCGCGTCGTAGCCGTAAGTCGTGGCCGTGTTGACCGCTTCGCCCAGCACGATGGGCGCAGCGCCTTCCGGGTAGTACTGGCGCAGATCCTTGCCCTGCCAGTGACCGGCGAAGTGGAAGGGGATGAACACGGTGGATCGGTCGACCGCCTCAGTGACGCGCGCGCGCACCTTGATGCGTGCGCCGGTGGGCGTGCTCACCCAGACGTCATCGCCTTCACGGATGTTGCGGTCGTTGGCTACCGCCGGATTGACCTGCACGAAGGCGAACTGCTGCAGCTCGGCCAGCCAGGGGTTGGAGCGGGTTTCGTCGCCGCCGCCTTCATACTCGACCAGCCGCCCGGAGGTAAGGATGAGCGGAAATTTCTTGACGATGTCGATGTTCTTGTCCTGCACCGTCTTGTAAAGAGTCGGCAGGCGCCAGAAGGTCTTTTTGTCGTCGTAGGTCGGATACTTGACCACCATGTCGGGCCGCACCGAGAACAAGGGCTCGCGGTGCTGCGGAATCGGGTCGGGGAAGTTCCACACGACGGCGCGGGCGCGGGCATTGCCGAAGGGGTGGCAGCTATGGTTTTTCATCACCACGCGGATGATGCCGCCCGATTGATCGGTCTTCCAGTTCTTGCCTTCGGCCAGCTTTTTCTCGGCGTCGGTGAGTTCGTTCCACCAGCCGAGTTTTTTCAGCAGAGTGGAGTCGAACTCGGGATAGCCGGTCTGGATGTCCGCGCCCTTCGAGGCGGAACCGTCCGCCGCCAGCAAAGACTGGCCGTCGCGTTCGACGCCGAAGTTGGCGCGGAAGTTGCCGCCGCCTTCCATGACATTGAGCGAGGTGTCGTACAGATTCGCCGTGCCCGGATGGCGCAACTCCGGAGTGCCGTAGCAGGGCCAGGGCAGAC encodes the following:
- the fdh3B gene encoding formate dehydrogenase FDH3 subunit beta: MARMKFICDAERCINCNGCVTACKNENEVPWGVNRRRVVTMNEGVPGEKSISVACMHCSDAPCMAVCPVSCFYRTPEGVVLHDKDVCIGCGYCSYACPFGAPQFPANGEFGLRGKMDKCTFCAGGPAPNGSEEQFKEYGRDRLAEGKLPICAEMCSTKALLAGDGEVIADILRDRVLHRGGGAELWGWGTAYGKADAQAQPAPTKQGESS